Proteins from a single region of Primulina tabacum isolate GXHZ01 chromosome 5, ASM2559414v2, whole genome shotgun sequence:
- the LOC142546525 gene encoding kinesin-like protein KIN-14B, protein MAEQRGSNNRWNWEVAGFQPRKSVERDEYIKASVAPSLRRYSVAVSSHSELSKLQRLKDKVKLIREDYMQLRQEATDLQDYSSAKLDRVTRYLGVLAEKTRKLDQAALETEARISPLLSEKKRLFNDLLTAKGKIRVFCRVRPSFEDEGPSIVEFPDNFTLRVNTGDDSLSNPKKDFEFDWVYGPHVGQADLFTDIQSFIQSAFDGYNVSIFAYGPTYSGKTYTMEGSSHDRGLYARSFEELFDLSNSDSTSTSRYSFSVSVFELYNDQIRDLLLESGNSVSKVRIESLDCFVELVQEKIDNPIEFSKVLKAAFHNRGSDVLKFKVSHLIVMIHIYYKNLITGENSYSKLSLVDLAGSESTNAEEDTGDRATELLHVWKSLSALGDVLASLTSKKDNVPYENSVLTKVLADSLGGSSKTLMIANVSPNASNISETLSSLNFSARARNAVLSLGNRDTIKKWRDMANDARKELGEKENEIKNLKLEVMELKQALKLVNDQCVLLYNEVQKAWKVSFTLQSDLKSENMMLADKCKLEKDQNAQIRNQLSQLLRVEQEQKMQIQHRDSTIQMLQAKLRNAESQLSESLLSSETKSANGSKSQAEDETSNKATGDSMDSSAVTKRLEEELKKRDALIERLHEENEKLFDRLTEKASLAGSPQVSSPSLRGSLSKPQDIGRYDNTNGKGRPGGDGSLQLIPDKTDGTVALVKSDIDKVKTTPAGEYLTSALNDFDPEQYDSLAAISDGANKLLMLVLAAVIKAGASREHEILAEIRDAVFAFIRKMEPKRVMDTMLVSRVRILYIRSLLSRSPELQSIKVLPVERFLEKPSSGRSRSTSRSNSPGRSPVRYDSSIRNASTQEQIQAFKVNIKQEKKSKLSSVVLKIRGIDQETWKQHVTGGKLREITEDAKSFAVGNKALAALFVHTPAGELQRQIRNWLAENFDFLSVTDDTVAGATGQLELLSTAIMDGWMAGLGAAQPPSSDALGKLLSEYARRIYTSQLQHLKDIAGTLAAEVADDPAQVAKLRSALESVDHKRRKILQQMKIDAAILSLEDGAAPMRNPSTAAEDARLASLISLDGMLKQVKDIMRQTSVDVLSKTKKNSLLASLDELMEQLPSLLDIDYPCAQNHITEAQQAVLSTSEEEDKPQDGENASKLGVDASYGAETDVGQWNVLQFNTGSRTPFIIKCGANSNSELVIKADARVQEPKGGEIVRVVPRPSVLENMNLEEMKEVFSLLPEALSLLALARTADGTRARYSRLYRTLATKVPALRDLVGELEKGGVLRDVKS, encoded by the exons ATGGCGGAGCAGAGAGGGAGCAATAATCGCTGGAACTGGGAGGTGGCGGGATTCCAGCCCAGGAAGTCAGTGGAGCGTGACGAGTATATCAAGGCATCGGTCGCTCCTTCACTCCGTCGTTACTCCGTTGCCGTGTCATCTCATTCCGAGCTCTCCAAACTCCAGCGACTCAAAGATAAAGTCAAG CTTATTAGGGAAGATTACATGCAGTTGAGGCAGGAAGCTACAGATCTTCAAGACTATTCCAGTGCAAAACTTGATCGAGTTACGCGTTACTTAGGTGTACTTGCTGAGAAAACCCGCAAGTTAG ATCAAGCTGCCCTTGAAACAGAAGCTAGAATTTCCCCATTGCTATCTGAGAAGAAAAGGTTATTTAATGACTTATTGACTGCCAAAG GAAAGATTAGGGTGTTTTGTCGTGTTAGGCCAAGTTTTGAAGATGAAGGTCCATCCATTGTTGAATTTCCTGATAATTTCACGCTTCGTGTAAACACCGGTGATGATAGCCTCTCGAATCCAAAGAAGGATTTTGAGTTTGATTGGGTTTATGGACCTCATGTTGGACAAG CTGATCTTTTCACTGATATTCAGTCCTTCATTCAGTCAGCATTTGATGGATATAATGTATCTATCTTTGCATATGGTCCAACATACTCAGGAAAGACATATACTATG GAAGGATCCAGCCATGATCGTGGTCTATATGCTCGTTCTTTTGAGGAGCTTTTTGACTTATCAAACTCGGATTCAACTTCTACATCTCGATATAGTTTCTCTGTTTCAGTCTTTGAGCTTTATAATGATCAG ATAAGAGACTTGCTATTGGAATCTGGTAATTCTGTTTCAAAGGTCCGCATTGAATCACTGGACTGTTTTGTAGAACTTGTGCAGGAGAAAATTGATAATCCAATAGAGTTCTCGAAAGTTCTGAAAGCAGCATTCCACAATCGAGGATCCGATGTTTTGAAGTTTAAAGTCTCCCATCT GATTGTCATGATACACATATATTATAAGAACTTGATAACGGGCGAGAATTCATATAGCAAGCTTTCTCTTGTTGATTTGGCTGGTAGCGAGAGTACAAACGCTGAAGAAGACACTGGGGACCGTGCCACAGAGTTGCTACATGTCTGGAAATCACTCTCAGC GTTGGGTGATGTTTTGGCATCCTTGACCTCTAAGAAAGACAATGTTCCTTACGAAAATTCGGTGCTTACAAAAGTTCTCGCAGACTCTCTAG GTGGAAGTTCCAAAACATTGATGATAGCCAATGTTAGTCCAAATGCATCAAACATTTCTGAGACATTATCATCCCTTAATTTTTCTGCAAGAGCTCGAAATGCTGTGTTGAGCCTTGGTAATCGAGATACAATCAAGAAGTGGAGAGATATG GCAAATGATGCGCGGAAAGAATTAGgtgaaaaggaaaatgaaattaaaaacCTGAAGTTAGAAGTTATGGAACTAAAACAAGCTCTGAAGCTTGTGAATGACCAGTGTGTTTTGCTATATAATGAAGTTCAGAAAGCTTGGAAAGTTTCTTTTACGTTGCAGTCAGATTTAAAG TCAGAAAATATGATGCTTGCAGATAAATGTAAATTAGAGAAGGATCAGAATGCACAAATCAGGAACCAACTTTCTCAGTTGTTGCGAGTGGAACAAGAACAAAAGATGCAGATCCAACATCGGGATTCAACAATTCAGATGTTACAG GCCAAACTGAGGAACGCCGAATCACAATTAAGTGAATCCCTTCTTTCTAGTGAGACCAAGTCAGCAAATGGCTCTAAATCACAGGCTGAAGATGAAACCAGCAACAAAGCCACAGGGGATAGCATGGATTCTTCTGCAGTTACCAAACGGCTTGAGGAGGAACTCAAGAAACGTGATGCGCTTATTGAG AGATTGCATGAAGAAAATGAGAAATTATTTGACAGATTGACAGAAAAAGCATCTCTTGCTGGATCACCTCAG GTGTCAAGTCCTTCTCTGAGGGGATCGCTCAGCAAACCTCAAGACATAGGAAG GTACGATAATACTAATGGCAAAGGAAGACCTGGTGGTGATGGTTCTTTGCAGTTGATCCCTGATAAGACTGATGGCACCGTTGCATTGGTTAAATCTGATATTGATAAGGTTAAAACTACTCCAGCTGGTGAATATCTTACTTCTGCCCTGAATGATTTTGATCCAGAACAGTATGACAGTCTTGCTGCAATCTCAGATGGAGCAAACAAGCTTTTGATGCTG GTTCTAGCTGCAGTTATTAAAGCAGGTGCTTCTAGAGAGCATGAAATACTTGCTGAAATTAGGgatgctgtatttgcttttattCGTAAAATGGAGCCAAAGAGGGTGATGGATACAATGCTTGTTTCACGTGTTAGGATTTTGTACATTCGGTCGCTTCTTTCTCGGTCACCAGAGTTGCAATCCATTAAG GTTTTACCCGTTGAGCGCTTTCTGGAGAAACCTAGTAGTGGGCGCAGCAGAAGCACGAGCCGCAGTAACAGTCCTGGAAGATCTCCTGTGAGATATGATTCAAGCATAAGAAATGCATCGACTCAGGAACAGATTCAAGCGTTCAAAGTGAATATAAAACAGGAAAAAAAATCGAAGCTGTCTTCAGTTGTCTTGAAGATACGTGGCATCGATCAG GAAACATGGAAACAACATGTAACAGGGGGGAAGCTTAGGGAAATAACTGAAGATGCTAAAAGCTTTGCAGTTGGAAACAAGGCTCTTGCAGCTCTTTTTGTTCACACCCCTGCGGGTGAGCTCCAGCGCCAAATCCGAAATTGGCTTgcagaaaactttgattttctttctGTAACTGATGATACAGTAGCGGGAGCAACTGGTCAACTGGAACTTCTTTCTACGGCAATAATGGATGGTTGGATGGCAGGACTTGGTGCTGCCCAACCTCCTAGTTCAGATGCTCTTGGGAAGCTTTTATCTGAGTATGCTAGGCGCATTTATACTTCTCAATTGCAGCACTTGAAG GATATTGCTGGTACTTTGGCAGCCGAAGTTGCAGATGATCCTGCACAAGTAGCTAAACTGCGCTCAGCTCTGGAGTCTGTGGATCACAAGAGAAGGAAG ATTTTGCAACAAATGAAAATTGATGCGGCAATCTTGAGTTTGGAAGATGGTGCTGCGCCCATGCGAAATCCTTCTACTGCTGCTGAGGATGCAAGACTGGCATCATTAATTTCCCTTGATGGCATGTTGAAGCAAGTCAAG GATATAATGAGGCAAACATCTGTCGATGTTCTCAGTAAGACTAAAAAGAACTCATTACTGGCTTCTCTAGATGAACTAATGGAACAGCTGCCTTCTTTACTTGACATTGACTATCCTTGTGCTCAGAATCATATCACAGAAGCTCAACAAGCTGTGCTG TCAACTTCTGAAGAGGAAGACAAACCACAGGATGGAGAAAATGCTTCAAAACTTGGTGTAGACGCCTCATATGGTGCTGAAACCGATGTTGGGCAGTGGAACGTTTTGCAATTCAACACAGGCTCAAGAACGCCCTTTATCATCAAGTGTGGGGCCAACTCAAATTCTGAACTGGTCATCAAGGCTGACGCACGGGTTCAAGAACCTAAAGGTGGGGAAATAGTTAGAGTCGTTCCGAGGCCATCTGTTTTGGAAAATATGAACCTTGAAGAGATGAAAGAAGTATTTTCACTTCTTCCGGAGGCTCTAAGTTTACTTGCTCTTGCTAGAACAGCGGATGGAACTCGAGCTCGATATTCAAGATTGTACCGGACGTTGGCCACAAAGGTTCC